Genomic segment of Juglans microcarpa x Juglans regia isolate MS1-56 chromosome 7S, Jm3101_v1.0, whole genome shotgun sequence:
GATTTATGGCATACACTTGATTTGTCATTTACGAGGtggatgagaaaagaaaaatgacactGTTCTCTCTAAAGATTCATTTTCTCTAGTATGCACAAGGAATAAATTTGGAGCTGGGAAAAAACTAATGAAGAAGGattttccttccttctttccttttttttttttttttttttttaatttatttccccTGAATGATACTTCCCCCCGGGCATCCCTATTTTTTatccttcttcttttgttgcATGGGGGAAAGGATAGTAATTAGGAGAaggttctttcttttctatccTCTCTaccttccatctctctctttcaaaattcaatttcaCATTATATCTTTTTCTACCTCTTCTTTTTAATCTCATTCTTGACtttccttgtttctttttctttgatttctctTTAGCAGAAACAAAATCTAATTGTTCCCTTACATGATTCTTCATGTAATTGGTGCCTTTAATCTAAGAATTTCTTTATACAGGGGAgacctcctctctctctctctctccaaaaaaatgaaaaagaaaaaaattgttggaaGATACATTTCCTTTATCTATTTAGGTATATCTCTTGTATAGTTTTTGTAATACTGGAGCcacaaaaaattctcaaatgaAAACTTCTCATAGAGCAGATGTTTTTTATACACATGTTTTATTATGTGGACTTGGCACATTAGGCACATGCTGAGTCTTGGCTTAATGCCTTTTTAATTTCTGTATATTCTTTATTCCTTCATCAATTATTTAGTTGTGTATgcgatatttttataattgaaatattttttttttaaacaaataacaaggcataacccaagtacattAGAAGTATACAATTGAGAACACCAGGTTACAAATTAGGAACTAGAGATGGgtataagaaaatcatgaaagctggcgaattggtggatcatttatgattacattgtgaggtgactAGGACGTTATGGTATGAAGTGCGGaatggcttgggtgatgcctagaaGGGTGGTGGATATTTTTGCTTGCTGGAGAGGTTCAAGGGGTAATTTGCAAATTGCTGCTGTTTGGAATATGATCCCTCTCTGCCTTGTGTGGTGTATTTGTGTTGAGAGGAATGGTTGATGCTTTGAAAATAAGGAATGCTCGGTGGATGaactttgatgtttttctttaataccTTGTTTCAGTGGGCTTCAGCTATTGGGTTTAATGGAACtagtgtccatgattttcttatttcattctCTAGTTCCTAAACTGTAAATAGGTTCAGCTTTTGTATACTCActgtgtacttggctttgccttgttacttgtttcaataaaaaaaaaaaaaaaaggaaaatcatgATAGCGAGCCCCAAAGAAGTGTACGAATATTAAACTTAGCTGTGTCTTTTAGGAGCTGGAGAAAATGTTGCCATCTGCACCACCTCCGGAGCCAAAGTATCAGCTTCGCAGAACATCTTCAGCCCCATTCTGACATTGTATTCGGACTTGGAAGCTCTGTAGACATGATGCTTCTTGGGATGCTCCTTTTACACTGTAAGGTGGGGATGTATGCACTCGCTCTACTGATCTCTCTCCTAAAGAATTGGGTGTTGCGTCACCGTGGACGGTTTACTTCTCCCTATCATGCGATGATGCTTGTATTTGGTTCTCTGTGAAATCATAATTTTCATCACACCCCTTGTACTATTTCACTAatgagtttttagtttttacagATGTTTGGTATATAGCCTCTTTCTTCCGGTTGCCATTTattttttcggtttttttttctaatttaatagaGTTCTCttttatttgactttttgaTGGGAAATGGGATGCATCACAATTTTTAATAGTTTGGGAAGTAATTGTTGACATTGCTAATTTGGAAATGATTGCAAATTGTTTGGTAAATTGAGAGGATTGTGTATTTTGTCCgcaatatatcattttattcatGTCTCTCAACGGACGGTTCCTTGCATCTTTCATGCGTATAGACTATCTCACACGCTATGAGACAGAGATACATCGAAAAAACACGTGCAGAGGTTGATCCCCTGTATCCAATTATTACAGGAATTACATCAAACCTTTAGAGGTTgcagttataaaaaataaaaaataaaattcaggTGGTAATATGATCTTGCTGTGCCTATGACCTGCTAAAACCTTTAAAATTGTCTGAACTATCCAAGGATGAAACTTGGTTTGATGGGTTTTTCTACATTGTTttgctgagagagagagagagagagagattgttcACAAAAGCAAACTCCAATATGTCTACACCATGTACAGATATAGTCTAAACTGTCATCAGCCACCCATCATAGCTGATTCAGCATTACATAAGGGATGCGAAGACCAACAACTTGCCCAACGAATGAGAGCCATGAAATCAGATATACTTCAATTGCCGCTCCATTTCTAGCCAGAGAAACATCACCTTGGAAAAGCAGCTTCATCCACTCACCGGTTCCGCATGGATGTAATTTGTACCATGGCCTGTTCAAGTATGGATGCTCCTACAAGGACAAGTCAATGTTGTCAAGGTTTCGTGGTAACTTTCAGACAAAACCAAAGTGTGAGTAAAATTGACAGGCAATGCTTCGTCAACCTCTACTTTGTGTGTCAAAGCCGATTATAGAAATCTACACATGACAAAAAACATGCAAGACGAATACAAAGTTCTCCACAAGTTGCCTGTCGGTCCAATGACCCATTAACCACACATACATTGCAGGAACGAtctttagaaaaagaaatactaGAATAGTTTGATTTCACTTCTGATATTATACATTACATGCAGCTATACCAACAGAAAAACTATATGCTCAATATGATTACGACCAAAAGACTAGTTATAATTCCTGAAATATCAAGGATCCAATCTGAGAGTCGGGAGATTCTATGGAATGAGACCTGCATTGTTCAAGTAAAGCAGTACTGCTCCAATCCCACATTGAGAAAAGGAATAACCACAGATGGGTATAAGTAGTCATAAATGCTAAGGCCAGCATTGGTTAATTACCACGTGAAACTGGGCTTTATAAGTGATTTTAGGGAAGCTTCAATTTGGTTAGTCTTTTTGGACTCATATACATATGTGGCTAGCACTTtttctgataccatgtcagaTTTTGGTCGATAACCTCTTTGAGGTGCTTCcttctcattatataaaaattagttccagaaataattacaaagataagattgagaattcaatttgaatctcaacaaactacatctttatcttatctaaaCTAACCTGACTTTATCCTATCTAAATATGTacaagtttaatttaaatacaagataagattagtaaataaatcctaatctatttgaaattcaGTTCTGCTGTATCCCAGTAAAATAGGAGATTAGTTGCCATGTAACCCTAGCCACAACCCAGTGAAATAGGAGATTGGCTGCCTAGCTGCCGTATCttaaagaaaaccctagttttccTTTGATAACTTATGGTGCTTTGCATGGAGACTTGATCATTTACATGGTAATTGTTACatgctaaattgttaattaatcattattGCCTAGGTATGAATTATACTCATTCATAACCCCATCCAACCTACTAGAGCTTGGGGTGCTACAGAAGTACCATGACCCTGATAAATATTCTGTCTCAAGGTTGGGGCTATCTGCAACAAACAGCATCATGACAAGCTACACAATACTAATCCTCCCAATCTATAGCGAAAAGCAACGAAATTTGTAGTGGATCCATTTACTGCTGGTGGCCAAAGACACGAGCTACCTCTTAGGCAATCAGACCAAGCAGTTTCggttctcttcttctttttttctcaatcaaaTAAACCTGCGGGCAGTTGTTTCACCTCACGATATATCCTTGCTCTTGTCCCTATATTGTGAGAGTCAGACTGCTAACAAATGTATCCACGTGCATTGTTTTGTCCCATCATGCCCAAAACCCATTCAGCAACACATTTCTTTTTTGCCTTCTCCACTCTTCTTCGACAGATCTGAGAAAACCCTCACCACGACCTTCACAAGTTTGTTGCCAATGTTAATGGCCACAATTGTGAGCACCACAACCATGACTATCACAATTACACTTAACCCTCCAAATAAAAGAAGTTACAGAGCCTCGCACCAATCCAGACCCACCTTGTTATTATCCAGTCAGATCATTAAAACTAATGGCACATGCTCGAGAATTCAAATCACTTTTACATGCTCATTTGATAATCTTCTCCCCTTGCAAAAAGCAAAACTTCGTACCATGAGGTGCACTGAAAACCTTTGACACAAATTGAACAGCAATTTGATTTAAGGTTATACTTCATATGAGAAAGAATCTGATGGCAGTTGTCTCTATccaagttatataaaatataatcactAATGcaagtaatatattttttcaggagaaaaagaagaagaaaagaaaccaaacaaaaagaagaggaaagtgAAATATAAAGTTTACCTCCTGGGTTATAAACGTCCATTTTGAATCCAACAGTGTTTTGGCAGAGTGAGCAGGAAGGTGTTTTTTTATATCCTCAAACTCCAAAGGTTCTCCATCTATATACTTAAAAACATGAGTGCTttgcttgaaaaaaaatttcaatagaTAAAGATCGGTATAGATATGGATGTTGAAAATGTAGTTATATATACTCTATATATTGATCTAGTCTAAATGTGCAGTTGTTTCATGCAGGTTACATGCATAAATTCAGTCCCGAATAAGGTTCTTAGGaagttctctctttctctctcttgattGGGATAAAATTTTGACAATGGATAATCTCACAAACACAAGGATCTTTATATTGGAAAGGTGCTATGTGTGGGTTCTTGTGGGTGGTACCAGAGACAGCTTTTGAGCTGTTGTATGGCTGACCATAATTCTTTGATTCTGTTTATAGAAAGGGtctcatatgtatataaaattatgaaaggCTTATACTAGTTTCGATCAAACATATAGAGGGGTATTCAAGCCATACTTTCTTGTGTGTAGATAtaaacatacttttttttatatgcatgtgTGATACATACATGTATATCTGACATGCTACAGAGTATGTGGAGTATGTGCgcttatatgtatatttataataaaaaaatgtataaaaacaaatttcatgCGTTATTTATGATCTGATTAAATACAGATAAACATACCACTGTAGTACACACGAAAATATAGCACCGGAACCCTATACGAAGCACTATATACTATATGGAGATCATAGTAACATATTTCATCACGATCACTCTGACTCTGGACCTTGCAATAAGAGCAAGTTCTTGATCAATATAGTAGAGGAGACAAGAATTAACAGGTAACAGAAAATGCACAATCCTCATGGtcgataatatatatatatatatctacttaaTTATTCTTCAAGACATACATAACACATTGGGAAAAAAACAAGGATGTTAGTTAAAAGACGTACTAAGGTGGCAATATCAATGGACTCCTCTTTGTCAGGGCAACTTGTCTCTTCTTTCTGAGGGAAACTTAGTAGTTCATCATGTTCCTCCTGAATATAACAATTATGATAATGCTAAGATCATTTCATCAATTAAAAGAGCTAGTGCTCTGCTATAACACTAAGGACAGACCTTAATTGACACGATAATTATGTTCTCCAGTGACAAGTATCCTTCCACCTAAGAGAGCAAGAggaacaaacaataaaaatcaacttttttgaaaaggaaattacTACACTGGAGGAAAAACTAAAAGGAAAGTTGACAACGCTAACTTCGTGAGAAGCAACCCAAGGTTGTTTTGGACAAGAGACCCATGACCAAGGAGGGGAAGCTGAAGAAACCCTTTTCCATTTCTCTACTAAAGCACGAGCAGCGACATGAAATTCCGCTAATGAGATGGTTCCGTCCCAAGATGATATATCCATGACCACTTCTTATGTAGCCTGACGGAGAAGCAAAAAGAAATGCTCTTTCAGGATCGAAAATACAGGACAAAAACTTACAAATTCTATAATCCCAGTCTAGAGATCATAGTAAATCATTTTCCGTCAATCCCAATATCTAGAATTAGAAAATGCGGAAGCTTGGGGTATTTATGCTGCAGCAGATTTTCTCTTTAATGAGGGCTTTGTGTATCTGTGATGGACTGGTTAGTTACCAGAGTCCATCATTCCTGCATAAGACAATTTTCTAAATGAGACAGTAGAATCAATGCGAAATGGAATATTGTTGCCTTTTCCAGAttgaccaaaagaaaaaaagagagaaataatacGAAAACTTGGCAGTGAAACGCTCACCCAGACTATAATTGTTTACTATTTCGTGCTTACTTTCCTTCAGTTTCTCAACAAACCCCAACGAAAACAAAGAAGATTACCTGCCCAATCGATAAAgcaaggggagagagagagagagagagagagagagaggctctaACCTGAGCCAAAATTCCAAAAAGTATTAGCGGTCTGGTGGTGGAGTATTGCCAGGACTGAAGGAAGCAGTAGCCTGGAGCGGGTCCGAGTCGGTACAAGCCGGCTACACATACTGATACCGCCATGGAAGcttttattgaatttatacgGCGGATTCAGTCGTGCCGTGGGCAGGAAGTTCGGGTTTCACGCTCGATTTGGAACCCGATccgatatatttatataaagtagTTTTGTCTAACTCagttttttagaagaaaatttttatttatcattctcaCGTGGTGACATCacacacaaattttttattttttttaataaatatgtgatctatagatgatgagtaaatgaaattaattagtttataaaaaatgcaactaaaaaaatttttaaaaaaataaaaataagtgtgatgtataatatgtgaagatgatgaataacaattttttttttataaacacaATCCTCATAAAGCTAGCGCACATGCCTTCTCTTAGCTCTGTTGGTCACATCCCAgttagaaatttataaatagtaataaaataattttaaataataatatttgaatagattttaaaaaataaaagataaaaagttgaataaaaatattataaaattaaaatattattataatataattttttattttgag
This window contains:
- the LOC121240321 gene encoding ubiquitin-like-conjugating enzyme ATG10 isoform X7, whose translation is MDISSWDGTISLAEFHVAARALVEKWKRVSSASPPWSWVSCPKQPWVASHEVEGYLSLENIIIVSIKEEHDELLSFPQKEETSCPDKEESIDIATLSQSDRDEICYYDLHIVYSASYRVPVLYFRVYYSDGEPLEFEDIKKHLPAHSAKTLLDSKWTFITQEEHPYLNRPWYKLHPCGTGEWMKLLFQGDVSLARNGAAIEVYLISWLSFVGQVVGLRIPYVMLNQL
- the LOC121240321 gene encoding ubiquitin-like-conjugating enzyme ATG10 isoform X6, with product MDISSWDGTISLAEFHVAARALVEKWKRVSSASPPWSWVSCPKQPWVASHEVSVEGYLSLENIIIVSIKEEHDELLSFPQKEETSCPDKEESIDIATLVQSQSDRDEICYYDLHIVYSASYRVPVLYFRVYYSDGEPLEFEDIKKHLPAHSAKTLLDSKWTFITQEVFSAPHGTKFCFLQGEKIIK
- the LOC121240321 gene encoding ubiquitin-like-conjugating enzyme ATG10 isoform X1; protein product: MDISSWDGTISLAEFHVAARALVEKWKRVSSASPPWSWVSCPKQPWVASHEVSVEGYLSLENIIIVSIKEEHDELLSFPQKEETSCPDKEESIDIATLVQSQSDRDEICYYDLHIVYSASYRVPVLYFRVYYSDGEPLEFEDIKKHLPAHSAKTLLDSKWTFITQEEHPYLNRPWYKLHPCGTGEWMKLLFQGDVSLARNGAAIEVYLISWLSFVGQVVGLRIPYVMLNQL
- the LOC121240321 gene encoding ubiquitin-like-conjugating enzyme ATG10 isoform X4; amino-acid sequence: MAVSVCVAGLYRLGPAPGYCFLQSWQYSTTRPLILFGILAQVEGYLSLENIIIVSIKEEHDELLSFPQKEETSCPDKEESIDIATLVQSQSDRDEICYYDLHIVYSASYRVPVLYFRVYYSDGEPLEFEDIKKHLPAHSAKTLLDSKWTFITQEEHPYLNRPWYKLHPCGTGEWMKLLFQGDVSLARNGAAIEVYLISWLSFVGQVVGLRIPYVMLNQL
- the LOC121240321 gene encoding ubiquitin-like-conjugating enzyme ATG10 isoform X3, whose amino-acid sequence is MDISSWDGTISLAEFHVAARALVEKWKRVSSASPPWSWVSCPKQPWVASHEVSVEGYLSLENIIIVSIKEEHDELLSFPQKEETSCPDKEESIDIATLSQSDRDEICYYDLHIVYSASYRVPVLYFRVYYSDGEPLEFEDIKKHLPAHSAKTLLDSKWTFITQEEHPYLNRPWYKLHPCGTGEWMKLLFQGDVSLARNGAAIEVYLISWLSFVGQVVGLRIPYVMLNQL
- the LOC121240321 gene encoding ubiquitin-like-conjugating enzyme ATG10 isoform X2, with amino-acid sequence MDISSWDGTISLAEFHVAARALVEKWKRVSSASPPWSWVSCPKQPWVASHEVEGYLSLENIIIVSIKEEHDELLSFPQKEETSCPDKEESIDIATLVQSQSDRDEICYYDLHIVYSASYRVPVLYFRVYYSDGEPLEFEDIKKHLPAHSAKTLLDSKWTFITQEEHPYLNRPWYKLHPCGTGEWMKLLFQGDVSLARNGAAIEVYLISWLSFVGQVVGLRIPYVMLNQL
- the LOC121240321 gene encoding ubiquitin-like-conjugating enzyme ATG10 isoform X5, producing the protein MDISSWDGTISLAEFHVAARALVEKWKRVSSASPPWSWVSCPKQPWVASHEVSVEGYLSLENIIIVSIKEEHDELLSFPQKEETSCPDKEESIDIATLVQSQSDRDEICYYDLHIVYSASYRVPVLYFRVYYSDGEPLEFEDIKKHLPAHSAKTLLDSKWTFITQEATCGELCIRLACFLSCVDFYNRL